The following DNA comes from Flavobacterium sp. N3904.
AATTGCGGTGGGCGATATAGTAGATTATGAACTCGAAGAATCATCAGATACTGTTACAGGAACCATTCATAAAATTCACGACAGAAAGAATTATATTGTGCGAAAGTCGGTTAATTTGTCGCATCAAATGCACATTATTGCTTCAAATATTGACCGTGTTTTTTTGCTGGTAACGATTAATAATCCTCCTACTACTTTCAATTTTATAGATCGTTTTTTGGTTACGGCCGAAGCCTATGGTATAGAAGCTATTCTGGTTTTTAATAAAATAGATACTTTAGACGATGTTACATTAGACGAACAATTGTTCATGCAACATGTCTATCAAGAAATTGGATATAAATGTTTGAGAGTTTCGGCTGCGGAAATGAAAGGAGTTGAAGTTTTGCAGGAAATGATGAAAGGCAAAGTAAGTATGTTTTCAGGACATTCCGGTGTTGGTAAATCAACATTGGTCAATGCAATGGAACCTTCTTTGCATCTTAAAACAAAAACCATATCCGAAGCTAGTAAGCAAGGACAACATACAACTACTTTTGCAGAGATGTATGATTTGTCTTTTGGAGCCAAAATTATAGATACTCCCGGAATTAAGGGATTTGGTATGGTCGATATGGATCCAGCTGAAATAAGCGGTTATTTTCCGGAATTTTTCAAATTGAAAGACCAATGTAAATTCAACAATTGTTTGCATAAAGAGGAACCACATTGTGCGATAAAAGCGGCACTGGAAAAAGATGAAATTGCTTGGTCTCGTTACAATAGCTATTTAAAAATATTGGAAGGTGATGATGAAAATTACCGTACAGATGTTTATAACGAAGATCGAATTATTAGTGATAAGTCTAGGGAGTAGCCAAATGTTAAACAGCTTTCGATTTTCAAAAAGTTAAAATATAAATAATGAAAGTAGTTTTGCAACGTGTTTCTTCAGCTTCTGTAACCATCGATTCTAAAATTGTGGCCAATATTCAAAAAGGATTATTGGTTTTAGTGGGGATTGAAGACAGCGACTCCCAAGAAGATATTGATTGGTTGGTGGGAAAAATTGCCAAAATCCGTATTTTTGATGATGAGAATCATGTCATGAATCTATCTGTTCAGGATGTTGATGGCGACATTATTGTGGTGAGTCAATTTACATTACATGCCTCTACCAAAAAGGGAAATCGTCCTTCGTATATAAAAGCTTCAAAACCAGAAATCGCCATTCCGTTATATGAAAATTTTGTAAAGCAAATCGAAAATGAACTTGGCAAAAAAGTACAAACCGGAATTTTTGGCGCCGATATGAAAGTAATGTTGATTAACGATGGTCCCGTTACCATACAAATAGACAGTAAAAATAAAGAATAAAATTAGGTTTTATTTAAACGAAATTTTCTTATATTTCGGAGCTAAATCTTTTTTATGACCTACAAGTTTGCTTCCGCGATTTCTATTGTTTTTTTATTTACTACCACATTTCTTTTTGCTCAAAAAAGTGATTTCAGTTCCCTAACCATTTCCGATAGTCTCAAAGAAAATGCCAATGCAATTGTTCGTTTGAACCAAATTGATATTGTTATCGCTTCTCAGCGCAGTATGAATATCAAAACCAAAAGAGTAGTTACCGTTCTTAATGAAAATGGATTTGATGCCACAGAAGCTTATGAAAATTATGATAAATCAAGACCTGTAAAGAGTATATTGGCAACAGTTTACGATGCTTTTGGGAAAGAAATAAAAAAAATAAAGAGAAGTGATTTTAGAGATGTGAGTGCAGTAAGTGGTAGTACATTATTCTCTGAAAGCCGCTATATTTATTTAGATTACACTCCAATTCAATATCCATTTACAATTGTTTTTGAAAGTGAAACAGAAACTTCCAATACGGCTTTTATTCCGCAATGGATTCCTTTAAATGATTATGCTGTAAGTGTTGAAAAAAGCATACTTACCATAAGTTTTCCTTCAGATCTTGGTTTTAAATATAAAGAATTCAATTTTTCGAATTTTAATATAAAAAAAACGGTAGATACATCAACAAAGCTTTCTTACGTGGCTCTAAAAATGTTAGCTCAAAAAGAAGAAACATCAAGTCCTTCAATTAACTATCTATTTCCAAAAGTGATGATGGGATTAGAATCATTTCATTTGGAAGGTGTAGATGGAAACGCTAAAACATGGAATGAGTTTGGGAAATGGTACAGCGAAAAGATTCTGACCGGGACAACAGATTTGCCCGAAGAAACAAAAGCCAAAATGAAATCGCTTGTGGGAGCAGAAACAGATCCCATTAAAAAAGCGCAAATTATTTATAAATATGTTCAGGAAAAATCCAGATACGTTAACATAAGTATTGGTATTGGGGGTTGGAAACCAATGCTGGCAGTTGATGTTGATCGTTTGGGATATGGAGATTGCAAGGCTTTGAGTAATTATACAAAAGCGCTTCTAAGTGCAGTAGACGTTCCTTCCTATAATGTGGTATTATATGGCAATCCAAGAAAGCGTGATATTGAAACCGATTTTGTGTCTATGCAGGGAAATCATATGATTTTGGCAATACTCAATAAAGATAAATATGTGTTTTTGGAATGTACCAGTCAAGTAGATCCATTTGGTTATCAGGGAACTTTTACCGACGACAGAAATGTTTTAATAATGAAACCTGAAGGAGGGGAGATTGTCAGAACAAAAATATATGACGATAAAGGGAATACTCAAATCAGTAAAGGGTCTTATACAATTGCAGAAAATGGAGATTTGTCGGGAAAAATTGGAATCGTTTCTGAGGGTTCCCAATACAATCAAAAATTTCATAATGATAAATTTTCTGCAAAAGAAATAGAAGAATTTTATAAAGAGTATTGGGGAACAATCAACAACCTGAAAATTAATAAAATCACTTTCAAAAACGATCCTGATAAAATAAGTTTTGCCGAAATTGCAGAGATAAGTGCTGCAAATTATGGTAATCTATCGGTCAATAAAATGATGTTTGCCGTAAATGCTTACAATCAAAATACGCAAATCATAAAAAGAATTCGGAACAGGAAAAATCCTTTTGAAGTACAACGAGGATTTGTAGATAATGATGAAATAGAGATTGCGTTTCCAGCCAATTTTTCAATTGAATTTCTTCCGACAAATGTGGAAATTAATACCAAATTCGGAGAATATAAAACTGAGATTGTAAAAAAAGACAATCACAATATAATTTATAAAAGAAACTTTTTTATTAAAAAAGGATTGTATACCAATAAAGAATACGATGAATATCGCCTTTTTATGGAACAAGTTTCCAGAAATGACAATGCCAAAATAATTTTAACCAAATCTTAATTTCAAAATGAAATCCAAACACCAAGCCCTTTTTTTATTTTTAATCCTATTTTGTTTCTATGCAAACGCTCAAGAATTTAAATTAGGAAAAGTCTCCATTGCCGAATTAGAGCAAAAAGTGCATCCCAAAGATACTGCAGCTGTAGCGGCAATATTATTTAAAAAGGGTGAAACAAAATTTGAGTATTCTCAAAATGATGGTTTTGTGATGTATACAGATGTTAAAATGCGTATTAAAATTTATAAAAAAGAAGGATACGAATGGGCAAACAATGAAGTTGAATATTATGTTGGAAGTAATGAATTAAAAGAAAGTGTTACTTTTTCTAATGCAATAACTTATAATTTAGTTGGCGGGAAAATTGAAAAAACTAAATTGAAAAGTGATGGTGAATTTGATGAGAAAGTTAACAAATATTGGAATAGGAGTAAAATAACGATGCCAAACGTAAAAGTAGGATCAATAATTGAATATGAATACACTTTGAAAACACCACGATATGGAACTATAAATAAATGGGATTTCCAAACAAGTATTCCAGTAGATTTTGTAGAGTATAAAACGTATATTCCAGAATTTTTTGTATATAACCCCAATCAAAAAGGATATATTTTTCCTAAAGTGAATACAGATAAAAAAGAAAAATCGATACTATTGGTAAGTAAAGAAGCTCCACATACAAATGTTGGAGGTTACGTGACAACTTCTGAAACAGTAAATTACGAAGAAATAATAACGACTTTTATTGCCGAAAATTTACTGGCGATGAAAGAAGAGGTTTTTGTTAATAATATCGAAAATTATACTTCAAGTGTTACACATGAATTAATGATGACCAAGTTTCCTAATTCATTTCCAAAAGCGTATTCCACTGACTGGAATACAGTGGTAAAAACTATTTATGACAATGATGATTTTGGATCGGAACTCAATAAAACAGGTTATTTTGAAAACGATTTGAAAGCAGTTGTTGCAGGTTTAACAAAACAAGACGAAATCATTTTAGCCGTTTTAAATTATGTAAAATCTTCTGTAAAATGGAATGACTACTACGGTTATTTTTGCAATGATGGAGTGAAACAGGCCTATAAAAACAAAACTGGAAATGTGGCCGAAATAAACTTAATGCTTACAGCTATGCTTCGTAATGCAGGATTAGATGCAAATCCTGTTTTAGTGAGTACAAGATCAAACGGAATAGCTCTTTTTCCTAATAGAACTGCTTTCAATTATGTTGTTGCTGCAGTAGAAACATCGGGTGGATTGATTTTATTAGATGCTACCGATAAGTTTTCTACACCAAATATTTTGCCGTTTAGAGATTTGAACTGGATAGGTAGATTAATTAGAAAAGATGGGACATCAGAGCAAGTTGATTTAATGCCAAATAAAGCTTCAAATGACTATATAACTATGAATTATTCTATTGCTGAAAATGGTCAAATTTCGGGGAAATTGAGAAGACAAAGAACAGATCACAATGCAAAGAATTTTAGGGAGAAAATTATAGGATTAAAACAAGATGATTATCTTGAGAAGTTGGAAAATGAAAATGACAAAATAGATATCATAGATTATTCCAGAGCAAATGAGCATGATCTGAAAATGCCAGTTATGGAAACATTTTCTTTTTCTGGTTCGAATATGTGTGAAGTTATTGGAGGCAAAATTTATGTAAACCCAATGTTATTCTTTACAATTTCACAAAGTCCTTTCAAACAAGAAGTTAGAGAATATCCAGTAGACTTTGGATATGCTTTTGAAGACAAATACATTATTAACATTCAAATTCCTCCAGGATATGTAGTAGAAACTCTTCCTGAAAAAGTATTTTTTACTATGGAAGATAATTTAGGCAGTTTTAAATATATGGCTAATATAGTTGAAAACAGCATTCAATTGTCAGTTTCGCACCAAATAAACACGCCAATAGTTTCTTCAGAGTATTATGCGATGCTTAAAGAATATTACCAAATTATGATTGCCAAAGAGACCGAAAAAATTGTTTTAAAAAAAGTATAATTAATGAAAAAGTATAAAGTAGTAGTTGGTTTGTTACTTATTGTTTTAAGTATTAACGTGCACGCACAAGAATTTAAATTAGGAAAAGTCACTATTGCCGAATTACAACAAAAGCAGCATCCAAAGGATACTTCTGCGGTGGCAGCAATTTTATTTGAAAAAGGGTCTGTGCATTATGAAGATTTAGTGACAATTACTACGGTTAAAACCAAGAT
Coding sequences within:
- the rsgA gene encoding ribosome small subunit-dependent GTPase A; this encodes MTGLVYKSTGSWYTVKSEQGDFIECRMKGKFRIKGIKSTNPIAVGDIVDYELEESSDTVTGTIHKIHDRKNYIVRKSVNLSHQMHIIASNIDRVFLLVTINNPPTTFNFIDRFLVTAEAYGIEAILVFNKIDTLDDVTLDEQLFMQHVYQEIGYKCLRVSAAEMKGVEVLQEMMKGKVSMFSGHSGVGKSTLVNAMEPSLHLKTKTISEASKQGQHTTTFAEMYDLSFGAKIIDTPGIKGFGMVDMDPAEISGYFPEFFKLKDQCKFNNCLHKEEPHCAIKAALEKDEIAWSRYNSYLKILEGDDENYRTDVYNEDRIISDKSRE
- a CDS encoding DUF3857 and transglutaminase domain-containing protein, with translation MKSKHQALFLFLILFCFYANAQEFKLGKVSIAELEQKVHPKDTAAVAAILFKKGETKFEYSQNDGFVMYTDVKMRIKIYKKEGYEWANNEVEYYVGSNELKESVTFSNAITYNLVGGKIEKTKLKSDGEFDEKVNKYWNRSKITMPNVKVGSIIEYEYTLKTPRYGTINKWDFQTSIPVDFVEYKTYIPEFFVYNPNQKGYIFPKVNTDKKEKSILLVSKEAPHTNVGGYVTTSETVNYEEIITTFIAENLLAMKEEVFVNNIENYTSSVTHELMMTKFPNSFPKAYSTDWNTVVKTIYDNDDFGSELNKTGYFENDLKAVVAGLTKQDEIILAVLNYVKSSVKWNDYYGYFCNDGVKQAYKNKTGNVAEINLMLTAMLRNAGLDANPVLVSTRSNGIALFPNRTAFNYVVAAVETSGGLILLDATDKFSTPNILPFRDLNWIGRLIRKDGTSEQVDLMPNKASNDYITMNYSIAENGQISGKLRRQRTDHNAKNFREKIIGLKQDDYLEKLENENDKIDIIDYSRANEHDLKMPVMETFSFSGSNMCEVIGGKIYVNPMLFFTISQSPFKQEVREYPVDFGYAFEDKYIINIQIPPGYVVETLPEKVFFTMEDNLGSFKYMANIVENSIQLSVSHQINTPIVSSEYYAMLKEYYQIMIAKETEKIVLKKV
- a CDS encoding DUF3857 domain-containing protein codes for the protein MTYKFASAISIVFLFTTTFLFAQKSDFSSLTISDSLKENANAIVRLNQIDIVIASQRSMNIKTKRVVTVLNENGFDATEAYENYDKSRPVKSILATVYDAFGKEIKKIKRSDFRDVSAVSGSTLFSESRYIYLDYTPIQYPFTIVFESETETSNTAFIPQWIPLNDYAVSVEKSILTISFPSDLGFKYKEFNFSNFNIKKTVDTSTKLSYVALKMLAQKEETSSPSINYLFPKVMMGLESFHLEGVDGNAKTWNEFGKWYSEKILTGTTDLPEETKAKMKSLVGAETDPIKKAQIIYKYVQEKSRYVNISIGIGGWKPMLAVDVDRLGYGDCKALSNYTKALLSAVDVPSYNVVLYGNPRKRDIETDFVSMQGNHMILAILNKDKYVFLECTSQVDPFGYQGTFTDDRNVLIMKPEGGEIVRTKIYDDKGNTQISKGSYTIAENGDLSGKIGIVSEGSQYNQKFHNDKFSAKEIEEFYKEYWGTINNLKINKITFKNDPDKISFAEIAEISAANYGNLSVNKMMFAVNAYNQNTQIIKRIRNRKNPFEVQRGFVDNDEIEIAFPANFSIEFLPTNVEINTKFGEYKTEIVKKDNHNIIYKRNFFIKKGLYTNKEYDEYRLFMEQVSRNDNAKIILTKS
- the dtd gene encoding D-aminoacyl-tRNA deacylase → MKVVLQRVSSASVTIDSKIVANIQKGLLVLVGIEDSDSQEDIDWLVGKIAKIRIFDDENHVMNLSVQDVDGDIIVVSQFTLHASTKKGNRPSYIKASKPEIAIPLYENFVKQIENELGKKVQTGIFGADMKVMLINDGPVTIQIDSKNKE